The following is a genomic window from Chryseobacterium ginsenosidimutans.
CATGGGAAAAATCATCATGCAGAAGGCTGTTTTTCAGAATATGTGATAGAATTTAAATTGATGACCGAAAATGGTGAGATTATTACCTGTTCAAGAGAACAAAATACAGATAAATTCTGGGCTACCATTGGTGGGATGGGATTGACAGGAATTATTCTTACGGCAAAATTTAAGCTTAAAAATATAGAATCTGCTTACATTCGTCAGGAAAGCATTAAAGCAGAAAATCTGGATGAAATATTCAGGTTATTTGACGAAAGTGAAAGCTGGACATACACCGTTGCATGGATCGACTGCCTTCAAAAAGGAAAAAATATAGGAAGAAGTATTCTGATGAGAGGCGAACATGCTTTTCAACATGAATTACCTCAGAATTTAAAGGATAAATCGTTAAGATTAAAGAAAAAATTCGAACCGACAGTTCCTTTTTATTTTCCGGGATTTGTTTTAAATGCTTTAACAGTAAGGATTTTTAATTTCCTGTACTATAAAAAGCAGTCAAAAAAAGAGGTTAAAAATTTCATCGATTACGAAACGTTTTTCTATCCCTTGGATGCTATTCATGAATGGAACAAAATTTATGGTAAAGCAGGATTTATCCAATATCAAATGGTAATTCCGAAAGAAACAGGAAAAGAAGGGATGAAAAGAATTCTGGAAAACATTGCGAATAGCGGAAATGGCTCTTTTTTAGCAGTTTTAAAACTTTTCGGAAAACACAATCCCGAAGCTTACAATTCTTTCCCGTTTGAGGGCTATACATTGGCTTTAGATTTTAAAGTTAATTCAAAATTGAAGAAACTGGTAGATCAGTTGGATCAGATCGTGCAGGAATTCGGAGGTAGAATTTACCTTACCAAAGACAGTATGAGCAGATCTTCTCTCACCAATTATCTTAAAAATACGCAGAGTTCAAAATTTGTGTCTTTACAGCACAAAAGAATCTTAAATAATAATTAACACAAATGATCGTTTTAGGAAGTACATCGGAAGTAGCACAGGCTTTTGTAGAAGAAGCATTGCAAAAAGGAGAAAAGTTTGAAAAAATCTATCTTTTCACCTCCAGCAAAGAGACGACCGAAAGATTTGCCAGACATATTGATGTGAAATTTCTTCAGCAGGCAGAAGTTATCGAGCTTGATTTAATGAAAGAAATCGATTATAATCAATTTGATAATATCAATTCTAATCTGTTATTTTGTGCAATAGGATATTTGGGAGAAGGAACAGAAGAAAGCTTATACGACAATAAAAATACGGAGAGAATTATTGATATTAATTACTCAAAACTGGTTCCTGTAATGAATTATTTTGCTCAGAAATTCGAAAGCAGAAGATCAGGAACGATCATCGGTTTGTCATCTGTAGCGGGAGATCGCGGAAGACAGAGTAATTTTATTTACGGAAGTGCAAAAGCAGCTTTTGCAGCGTATTTAAGTGGATTAAGAAATTATCTTTTTGATAAAAAAGTTCACGTTCTTACCGTAAAGCCAGGTTTTATGGCAACCAAAATGACAGAAGGTTTACCATTAAACCCAAAATTGACGGCAACTCCGAAACAGGCCGCAGCATGTATTTTTAAAGCTTATAAAAAGCAGAAAAATGTAGTGTATGTTTTACCTATTTGGGGAATTATTATGATGATCATCAGGAATATTCCTGAATTTATATTTAAAAAATTAAAACTTTAGTGTAAAATGAAAAAATTGTATTGTTTTGATTTTGACGGAACTCTGACTTACAAGGATACAATGTTTATGTATCTGAAATTCTATGATCCAATAAAATTCCAGATACAGTTTTTGAAACACGTTCCGCTTTTTGTTTTATTAAAGTTAAAACTTGCCGAAACAGAAAAGGTAAAGAAAAGTTTCATCGGGTCTATTCTAAAAGGGCAGACGCAGGAGAAAATTGAGAAAAAATCTAAACAGTTTTTTGAAGAACATTATCCTAAAATCGTTAGGGAAAATGCCCTCGACTTTATTCAAAATATAGATCGTGATAATACGAGAAGTCTATTGGTAACTGCCTCTCTTGATATTTGGGCAAAACCTTTTGCTGATGCTTTTAAAATGCAGCTTGTTGCTACCAAAGCAGAGTTCCGGAACGGTGTTTTTACGGGAAATTTTATTGGGAATAATTGCAATGGAAAGGAGAAATTACTAAGAATAAAAGCAGAAATCAGCGACAATAAATACGATAAAATCATCGCTTTCGGCGATACTTCCGGAGATAAGCCAATGCTAAAATGGGCAAATGAAGGACATTATCAATTTTTTCACTAATTTTGGATGGTTAAAAGAAGAGAATGAAAGCAACTTGAATTTTTCAGGTAATAACTTATTTTTCTTCATTTTTCGTGCTATTACATATCCATAGAATTAAATGTTCAAAGTAAAATGAATAAAATATACTTAGATAACGCTGCTACAACCCCTCTTTCAGAAGAAGTTATCGATGCAATGGTGGCTACCATGAAAATGAATTTTGGAAATCCGTCTTCGACACACAGTTTCGGGCAGGAAGCAAAAATTCTTATCGAAAATGTCAGAAGGCAGGTTGCAGAATATCTTCATGTAACTCCCGCAGAGATTATTTTCACTTCTTGCGGTACAGAATCAAACAATATGATCATCAAATCCAGTGTAGAACATCTTGGGGTTGAAAGAATCATCAGTTCTCCTTTGGAGCACAAATGTGTTTCTGAAAGCATTCTGGATATGAAAAGCAGGAAAGGAGTGGAGGTAAATTACATCCGTCCAAACGAAAAAGGAGATATTGATCTTAAGAAATTAGAAGAATTATTAAAATCTTCCGATAAGAAAACATTGGTAAGCTTAATGCACGTCAACAATGAGATCGGAAATATTTATGATATTAAAAAAATAGCAGAATTGTGCAAAGCTAATAATGCACTTTTCCATTCAGATACTGTACAGACAATGGCTCACATGAATTTGGATTTCTCTGACATTCAGGTTGATTTTGCATCTTGCAGTGCCCATAAATTCCACGGACCAAAAGGCGTTGGTTTCGCTTTCATCAGAAAATCAAGTGGTTTAAAAGGAATTATCACAGGAGGACCACAGGAGAGAAGTTTAAGAGCTGGAACCGAGAATGTTGCCGGGATTGTTGGTTTAGGAAAAGCTTTGGAGATTTCTCTTAAAAATCTGGAAGCTTACACAAACCACATGCAGGAAATCAAAGGTTACGCTGCAGAAAGGCTTACAGAAGAAATTCCAGGGATTAAATTCAATGGAAGAAGCTTAGAGAAAGAAAATAGTCTTTACACTGTTTTAAGTGCTTTATTGCCCTATAAAAACCCTCTAATCGGACTTCAGTTAGATATGAAAGGAATTGCCATTTCTCAGGGAAGCGCATGTTCGTCGGGAGCCTCAAAACCTTCCATGGTAATGATGATGGTTTTATCTGAGGATGAAATGGATCATTGTACGCCGCTTCGTATTTCATTCAGCCATATGACAACTAAAGAGGATATTGACGCTTTGGTAGCAGCTTTGAAAGAAATTTCACAGGATTTCGTTATAGAAAATACAAATGTTGAGCATAGATAACTCTATTACTCAAAAAGCGTAATTTTGAATATCCAAATTAAGGAAATTAAGAATAATATTAATTTAAATAAAAGAGACAAAAATGGCTTTAGAAATTACAGATAGCTCATTTCAAGAGGTTTTAAAATCAGATAAACCTGTATTAGTAGACTTTTGGGCAGTATGGTGCGGACCATGTAGAACATTAGGACCAATCATCGAAGAAGTAGCAAACGATTTCGAAGGAAAGGCAGTAGTAGGAAAGGTGGATGTTGACAACAACCAGGAAATTTCTATGAAATATGGTATCAGAAATATCCCTACAGTTCTAATTTTTAAGAACGGTGAGGTTGTTGATAAATTAGTTGGTGTGGCTCCAAAAGAAGTGATCGCTGAAAAATTAAGCGCACACTTATAAAAATAATAAGTTTGATAATGAATGCCTTCCGCTTTTGGAAGGTATTTTTTTTGGAAATAATTTGCAGGTAACGAAAAAAGTTGTAGTTTTGCAATCACAAAAAAGAAACGAAGTTCTTTACATTTAAGATACAACAATAAAAAATTTGATCCGGTAGTTCAGCTGGTTAGAATGCCGCCCTGTCACGGCGGAGGTCGCGGGTTCGAGTCCCGTCCGGATCGCAAAAAGTTTTTATTCAATTTACTTTTAAAACAAAATTGATCCGGTAGTTCAGCTGGTTAGAATGCCGCCCTGTCACGGCGGAGGTCGCGGGTTCGAGTCCCGTCCGGATCGCAAAAGTTTTCTTCAATTTACTTTTAAAACAAAATTGATCCGGTAGTTCAGCTGGTTAGAATGCCGCCCTGTCACGGCGGAGGTCGCGGGTTCGAGTCCCGTCCGGATCGCAACTACAATATCAAAGTAGTACAAAAAGCTTTAAAACATACGTTTTAAAGCTTTTTTTGTTTTATGTATGTTCAAGGAGAACTAAAAAATCACAATCTGAAAGTGACCTATTCAGTGACCTGTTGAAACAGGTTAAAAAAGGTCACTGGAAATTCAGACAAACCCTGTTCAGCAGCTAGTTCAGCAACTGAATATCTTGTGATAAGTTTTTGCTAAGGTTAATTTTAAATCTTAAACGCTAAACAATATGAACAAGACATTCAATTTACTTTTCTATGTAAAAAAAGCTAAAATCAATTCTGTAGGAGAGTCTCCTATTTATTTGCGGATTACCATCGACGGCAAAATAACCGAGGTAAGCACAAAGCGTACAGTAAAGCCTACGAAATGGAATTCTGCAATGCAGAAGGTTAGTGGTTCTTCAGAAGATTGCAGATCCCTTAATTATTATTTGAAAACATTTGAGCAGAAAGTTTACGACACCTATCACGAATTAATCAGAGATAACGAAACAGTAACTTCTGAGGCTCTTAAGAATAAGTTAGTAGGTAGAGGTAGAATAACCCGAACACTCATTCCCGTTTTTCAGGATCATAATGATCGAATGGAGAAACTTATAGACAAAGAATTTGCCCAAGGAACATTAACCCGTTATAAGACCTGTCTGAAACATACCAAAGATTTTTTGAAATGGAAATACAGTATTACCGACATTGAAATAAAAAAGATCGATTATGCTTTTCTAAACGATTTTGAATTTTTTTTAAGGACTGAAAAATCCTGTAATAATAATTCTGCAGTAAAATATATCAAGAATTTTGGTAAGATTATTCGTATCTGTCTTGCAAATGGATGGCTGGAAAGAGATCCTTTTATGAACTATCATTCTAAGTTTAATGAAGTGACAAGAATGTTCCTTAATGAAAAGGAGATAGAAGTACTTTTTGCCAAAGATTTTAACAATGAAAGATTGTCTTTGGTAAGAGATATTTTTCTGTTCAGCTGTTTCACCGGACTAGCGTACATTGATACTCAAAAACTAACATATCAAAATATCAATTTGGGACTTGATGGCTCTCAATGGATTTATACAAAACGTCAGAAAACTAAAACTACTTCTAATATTCCCTTGCTTTCTCAAACAGAGAAAATTATTGAAAAATACAAAAATCATCCAGTATGTCTTAATAATGGAAAGTTGCTGCCCATTCTTAGTAATCAAAAAATGAATGCATATCTTAAAGAGATTGCTGACTTGTGCGGAATTAACAAAGAATTGACCTATCATATTGCACGACATACCTTTGCAACTACAATCACTTTGTCTAATGGGGTTTCCATTGAAAGTGTTAGTAAAATGCTAGGTCACAAGAGCATTAAGACAACACAGCATTATGCGAAAATACTTGATAAAAAAGTCAGTAAGGATATGATGGAATTGAAACAAAAATTTACTAACAAGGAAACTGTTGTAATTTTTTAGGTAGCTCGGTTTTGCTGAAGGATTTTTGATAATTGTAATAATAAAGATTATCTACTGAACTTTGGGAACAAACTTAATTTCAAGGAAATCGGACTGCGTTTTCCCATCATCTATACGAAGCACTCTTTCGATTTTTATTGATTTATAATAGCTAATTAATTGAAATCTGTGAGTATCATTTATATGTTATTTAATAGATAATGTATTAAAAAAATGCTCAGCAAAAATAAAACAATGGTGACTATGAGCAAGAAAATGTTGTTCTCGTAAAATGTATTATTATTAATACGTTTTTTGTTATTGTAGTAGTTAATATATGAAAATAATAAAACTATAGCTCCAACAATTACAATTATAATCCCTACAAGACTGGAATGTCCATTTTGAAAGTGAACTATGTTTTTAGCTTCTGCAACTAAAGATATCTGCTTAAGAAATAAGGAAAATTTAACTAATACGAATCCGAAACCCATCAATGCTATCGATGTTCGCATCCACGCAAGAAATGTTCTTTCATTTGCCAAATGTTCACTGGTATGATTAGGTTTATCTTTATTCATATCTTATTAAAATTTATCTTGCCCACAATAGCTAACAATACCAAATTTACAAATTAAGTTTGAAATAGATTTTTTATCGATTAGCAATTTGCAACAAGATAAAATGTTCTAGGTTACATATTGACGGTTTACATTCAGAAGAATTACATTATATTAGATGAAATATTTTTGCAATGGAACATACTGCATTTTCTTCCGATGTCATTTCTTCACAGGAATTACTTGATAAGCTTTACCAAAATGGTAATCTAAAAACCTACCGGGAAGGTGAAATCATTCTAGATGAAAATGCTTCGATCCGATCTATACCAATTGTAATGAAGGGATTGTTGAAAGTAATACGAACGGAAGAAGATGGAAGAGAAATATTATTATACTATATTAAAGCAGGTGAAAGCTGCATTATGTCTTTTCTTGGTGGAATGCATAATGAAAAGAGTATTGTAAAGGCAGAAGTTGAAGAAGATTCCGAAATACTTTTCTTACCTGTAGAAAAGGTGTCGCTCTTTATCAAAGAATATCCGGAATGGCTGGACTATATTTTCAGACTATATCACAAACGCTTTGAAGAATTACTGGATATTATTAATGCTATAGCTTTTAAAAAGGTAGATGAGCGACTACTAAATCTTCTTACTAAAAAAGCAGAAATAGCAAATTCAAATACTATAGTCGTTACTCACGAGCAACTTGCGAATGAACTTGGAACAGCAAGAGTTGTTGTTTCCCGACTTCTAAAGCAATTGGAAGATTCTGGAAAAGTGAAATTGGGAAGAAACAAAATTATTGTTTCAGATCTGAATTAAAATTTTCTTATGTAACAAAAGTAGCGGTGCAGTAAACACGAAATATCCATTTTTGTCATATAAAAGTAAAGAGATGGAAATTTTCGGATACATTGCCGCAATATTTATTGGTATTTCCTTAGGGCTGATAGGAGGAGGGGGAAGTATTCTTACTGTGCCTGTCTTAGTATATCTCTTTGGTATAGATGCCTTCGTAGCCACAGAATATTCACTTTTCATAGTTGGAATCAGCAGTGTGGTAGGTTCAGTTTCCTATTTTAAAAAAGGGCTGGTCAATATGAAAACCGCTTTGGTTTTTGGCATTCCGTCAATAATTTCTATTTTTTTGACCAGAAATCTTATTTTGCCACTGATTCCCGATGAGGTTTTTACAATCAGTACTTTGGTGGTGACCAAAGATATCTTATTACTTCTGATTTTTGCAGTATTAATGATCCTCGCTTCCTATAAAATGATTTATAAAAGCGAAGCACTGCAAATACAAACCATTCATTCCGATAAAAACAGCACTCTTTTAGTATTGGGAGAAGGTTCTGCAGTTGGGGTGTTGACTGGTTTGGTCGGTGCGGGTGGGGGCTTTATGATTATTCCAGCACTCGTCAATCTCCTAAAAACCCCAATGAAGGTGGCCATCGGTACCTCGCTCGTCATCATTTCCCTCAATTCCCTTATTGGATTTTTTACTTCAATGCATAATGTTCCCATCAACTGGAAACTACTTGCAACGGTCTCATCCATCTCTATATTAGGGATTATCATAGGGGCACAATTGTCAAAAAAAATAGACGGTGGAAAACTCAAACCTGCTTTCGGCTGGTTCATTCTAACAATGGGAATTTTCATCATCGTAAGAGAAATTTTCTTGTAACTGTTAAGCGACTTTTGCAGTATAATTTTGGCAAAGAATTAATACATCCATCTTCGTTATTTTTTGCAATAGAGCGAAAAAGAAATAATAACTCTTCTGTAACAAAAGTAACCGTAATAGTAATCCTAAAGATATAATTTTGAAATAAATTAATTAAGTACAATGATAGAAGTTATAAAACAACCCTGGCCGTGGTATATAGCGGGTCCGTTAATAGGGCTTACAGTTCCGGCTTTGCTGATAGTGGGCAACAAATCTTTTGGAATCAGTTCCTCTTTAAGGCATATTTGCGCAGCGTGTATTCCTGCCAACATTAATTTTTTCAAATACGACTGGAAAAAAGAACTCTGGAATTTGTTTTTCGTCTTCGGAATTGTACTAGGTGGAATCATTGCTTCCCAGTGGCTGATGAATCCGGGAGAAATCTCTGTCAATCCCAACTTAAAAGCTGAGTTAGCAACGTACGGAATTACCGATTACAGCAATCTCGTTCCAGTTCAGTTAATGAATTTTGCCAGTCTGTTAACTTTAAAAGGTTTCATCACAATGGTTGTCGGTGGATTTCTGGTAGGTTTCGGAACACGCTATGCGGGTGGTTGCACCAGTGGACATGCTATTATGGGATTGTCAAATTTACAGTTGCCATCACTCATTGCAACCATTTGTTTTATGGCAGGAGGTTTTTTAATGGCGAATGTGATTTTGCCGATTATTCTTTCACTTTAATTTGAAATAAGATGACAAAAGAAAAAGATTTAAGTCCACAGGACAGCGTTGGCGCAACACAAAGCTATTTGACTCAAAAATGGTATTACAATCTGAAGTACCTTTTTGTGGGAGTAGCATTCGGAATTGTTTTTGTAAAAGCAGAGATCATCAGCTGGTTCAGGATTCAGGAGATGTTCCGTTTGCAGTCGTTTTTTATGTACGGCGTAATCGGTAGTGCAGTTCTTACAGGAATGATTTCAGTGTTTATTATTAAGAAATTCAACATCGAAACAATTTATGGGGAAAAGATTTCAATTGCACCGAAGAAATTTAACAAAGGGCAGATCTATGGCGGATTGATTTTCGGTTTTGGCTGGGCGATTACAGGGGCTTGCCCGGGACCCCTTTTTGCACAGATCGGAACGGGAGCATTGGCAGTTGTCGTTACTTTAATCAGTGCTATTTTAGGAACCTGGGTCTATGGATATTTGAGGGATAAATTACCCCACTAATATATTTTTCAGTAAAAATCTAATTCTTTGAGACTGGTTCGGCTTGGATGCAGTCTCTTTTTTTATTCAGGGATATGTCTTGTTTATCACTGTTGATGATCTGTATTTCTTGCTTTATTATCAGATCATCAAATTATTTTCAGACAAATAGGTCACATCCTGACGTATTAGGTAATAGGGGTAGCATTCGTTCACTAATTTGTATATTAAAAACTAATATAGAGGATACCGATCAGGAAACGATCTATCAGAAAACAATTATAGTTATCTTAGTAGAGTGACGACTGATAGATTAAAAAAAATTAACTTATGTAACAAAAGTAGCGGTATGGCAATTTACAAACACTGAAATTTGTACTATAAAAATTAAAAGTTTAACCTTTAAAAAATTAATGGATGTTTTTTCAGCATATTTACGATAAGAGCCTTGCGCAGGCCAGTTATTTAATCGGTTGTCAGGCGAAAGGCGAAGCCATCGTAATAGACGCCAAAAGAGATATTGATACCTATCTACAGGTTGCCAATGAAAACAATCTGAAGATCACACATATTGCAGAAACCCATATTCATGCCGATTTCTTGTCAGGTTCCAGAGAACTTGCGGAAGTTACCGGAGCTAAAATGTATCTTTCGGATGAAGGTGGTGAGGACTGGCAATATGAGTTTCCGCATATTGGTGTAACCGACGGAGATATTATTACTGTTGGAAATCTTAGCCTAAAAGTAATTCATACACCAGGACATACACCTGAAAGTGTTAGTTTTCTTTTGACTGACCATCCTGCTACTGACGAACCGGTAATGATCTTTACAGGCGACTTTATCTTTGTTGGCGACATAGGAAGACCTGATCTGTTGGAGAAGGCTGCCGGAATTGTCGGTAATCAGGAAGATGGTGCGAAAGAAATGTTTCATTCTGTCAGGGATTTCACTAAACTGCCGGAGTTTATCCAGGTCTGGCCAGGCCACGGTGCTGGTTCCGCTTGCGGAAAATCTTTGGGAGCAGTTCCAAGTTCTACGGTAGGTTACGAAAAGATAACCAATTGGGCTTTCCAGTACGACGAAGATGAGGACGGTTTTGTAGACTATCTGCTGGAAGGGCAGCCGGAACCTCCAAAATATTTCGCAATGATGAAGAAGCTTAATAAAGTGGAAAGGCCTTTATTGACGGAAGTTCCCAAACATAAGAAACTTTCCAAAGGTGTGTTTTTGGAGGCTTACCATAATGGCGTTAAAATAATTGATACGAGAAACAAAGAAGATTTTGCTGACGGATTTATTCCAAGCAGTATTAATATTCAGGGGAATAATTCTTTTTCCACTTGGGTGGGATGGCTCGTAGATTACTCGGAACCTTTCATTCTGATCGCTCCGGAAGAAAAAATGGACGATCTTACACGGAAATTAATGAGAATCGGGATGGATCAAATGTTGGGATATATCGTTACAGTTGAAAATTTAGGCTTAGATCTCCAAACCGCTGACGTTGTAGGAATTGAAGAATTTAGATCATATCTGAACAGAGATGACATTCAGGTAGTAGATGTAAGAAATCAAACGGAATACGAAACTGCACATATCGAAAATGCCGAAAATGTTTTTGTAGGAACATTGGAAGATAATCTTGACGAGATATCCAGTAGTAAGCCGGTGGTCATTCATTGCCAAAGCGGTGATAGAGCCACCATTGCATATTCACTGCTGAAAAAAAATGGATTTGTGAATGTGAAAAATTTTTCAGGCGGAATGAAGGAATGGACAGAAAAAGCTAACCCTGTAAAGAAATAAAATGGATTTACTATCATTGTTATTTGGCAAAAAGGATAATTCTGCTGTGATAAAAGCTTTGGATGAAGGTGCTTTTTTAGTTGATGTGAGAACTCCCGGAGAATTTGCTTCAGGAAGTGCAGAAGGAGCTGTGAACATTCCTCTGAGAATGATTAAAGACCAACTCTCAGAATTCAAAAACAAGGAAAATATCATTGTTTTTTGTAAAAGTGGAACCCGAAGTGCAATAGCAAAAGGTACTTTAGAGCGAAACGGACTTGCTAAAATTTTTAATGGCGGAAGCCTAAAAAATATGATTAAACTAATCGAAAAATAATGAAAGACCTCTGGAACGAACGATACAGGCAATCTGATTTCGTTTACGGCGATCAGCCCAACGTGTATTTTGCAGAAAAATTGGCTGGACTTAAACTGGGGAAAGCAATTTTTCCCGCTGAAGGAGAAGGCAGAAATGCTGTTTTTGCCGCGACGAAAGGTTTTGAAGTCGATGCTTTCGACCAGAGTGAAGAAGGCAAAAAGAAAGCTGAGCGACTTGCGGATAAAAATTCGGTCACCATTACTTATAATTCGGTTTCGGCGGATCAAATCAACTATGAAAACGGGAGTTTTGACCTATTGGTAATGATATTTGCCCATTTTCCTGAAAAAATGAGACGTGATCTGCACAGGCAATTTTCTTCGCTTGTCAGGAAAGGTGGAAAGATTATTCTGGAAGGATTTAGTAAAGACCATTCCGTGTTTCAGAAAGAAAATCCAAA
Proteins encoded in this region:
- a CDS encoding class I SAM-dependent methyltransferase — its product is MKDLWNERYRQSDFVYGDQPNVYFAEKLAGLKLGKAIFPAEGEGRNAVFAATKGFEVDAFDQSEEGKKKAERLADKNSVTITYNSVSADQINYENGSFDLLVMIFAHFPEKMRRDLHRQFSSLVRKGGKIILEGFSKDHSVFQKENPKAGGPKDSEMLYDIEDLKTDFFDFDFQEAFISETVLNEGPYHQGKASVVRLFGTKKIEKV